GCGGCATCACGCTGTCATCAGCAGAAATTACAATTACCGCAACGTCAGTGATTTTGGCACCACGTGCCCGCATGGCGGTAAATGCTTCGTGACCGGGTGTATCGAGAAATGTGATGCGTTTTTCGTTTGGAAGAATTACTTCATACGCACCAATGTGTTGGGTGATGCCTCCTTTTTCACCCGCCACCACATTCGTTTGGCGGATATAATCGAGCAGTGAAGTTTTGCCATGATCAACGTGACCCATGATAGTTACAATAGGTGCGCGTGGTTTCAGATCTTCAGGATCATCTTCTTCCTCTTCATCAAACTCATCCTGTTCTTCTACACTGATAAACTGTACATCAGCTCCGAATTCATGAGATACCAATTCAATAATTTCAGCGTCAAGGCGCTGATTGATGGAAACGATGATACCAAGATTCAGACAGGTTTTGATCACTTCCGTAACCGGAACATTCAACAAGTTGGCTAATTCCGCAACCGGTATGAACTCGGTAACATGAATGATTTTCTTTCCATCCACCACGTCTTCTGTTCCTGTGGAGGCTTCTTCTCTTTTTAAACGGCGGTATTTTGCCTTCGCGCTTTTTCCCTTAGTGGTCCCGCTGAGGCGGGCCATAGTTTCGCGTATCTTTTCCTGTATTTCTTTGGTGGAGACTTCCTGCGGTTCATTGGGAGCGAGCGGCGTTCTCTTGCCTACGTCGCGGCGCAATGGTGGCCTGCTGCGATCGTCGCGCTTTATCATCGGACGATCAGCGCGCGGAGCTTGCGGCGTTTGTGAGGTGCCTGGTTTTGCGGCAGTATCCGGTTTATCGGAAGTATAAATGCGTTTACGTTTGCGTTTTTCTTTACCTGCTTTAATAATATCGGAATAATCAACCGGTTTGCTTTTGATAGCATCAAGGTCCAGCTTGCCGATCACCTTTGGACCATCCAGCTTTCCGTATTCTGTTTTTCTTACTTCTGATATTGGAGCATCTGCTTTTACAGGTGGCTCAACAGTGGGTGTTTCCGGTGGTGCTTCAGCTACGGGAGTGGAAATTTCTTCCGGGGTTTTTTCAATCGCATTCACTTCCTGCAAGGGTTGTTCTTCCTTAACAGGAATTTCGGCAACCTTTTCTTCAACAGTTGTCTCTTTCTCCTTTCCTTTCTTAGCTGCCTTTTTCTTTTCCGGTTTCGTCTTCTGATCTAACTTATCAAGGTCGATGGTGCCAACAACTTTAGGACCTTCGAGCTGTTCCACCACCATTTTAGAAACTTCTACCACCTCTTTTTCTGCTACCGGTTCTGCCACTTTCTTAACCGGAGCTTCAACAACCTCTGCCACTTCCTGAACCGGCGTCTTTTTTTCAACGGCTGGGGGAGATCCGGCTGGAGGCAGATTTTTGACAAGTACTTCGATTTCTGATTCCGGTTTTTTCTTCGCAGTAGCAATCGCTTCCTTCTCTTTCTCTTTTTCAAAGATCTTTGAGCCCAGGCTGATCTTATCGGCCTGTAATTTATCGGCACGATCCTGCGAAAAATCTTTCAAGAGAAGATTGTGCATCTCCTTACTGATTTTAATGGTGGGTTTACTGTCCACCGCAAAACCTTTTTTCTGAAGGTGCTCAATGAGATGCGTCCAACTAACGTTCAGTTCTTTGGCTACGGCCTGTATGCGTACTTCTGATGTTGTTACTTCAGCCATTTATGTTGCTGTTCCTCTCAAAATTTAGTTGGCAAAGATCGAATTAAAAAACCACTTTGCACGGGTTAAATGCTACTGCTATCCTGCTATAATAAAGTTACCTTATTCACGACTCACTATTACTTCTTCCCTTCCTGATCAAACTCCGAACGTAAAATCCGAAGCAGCTCATTGATTGTTTCTTCTTCAAGATCGCTGCGGCGCACCAATTCATCACGACTCAGCTCAAGCACACTCTTCGCTGTATCACAACCGATGCCTTTCAAAGTATCGATGATCCAGCCATCGATTTCATCTGAAAATTCATCGAGGTCAATATCATACTCTTCGTCCTGTACATCACGGAATACATCAATGTTATAACCGGTGATTCTGCTCGCAAGTTTAATATTCAAACCTCCTTTGCCAATGGCCAATGAAACCTGGTCGGGTTTCAGGTACACATAAGCGCGTTTGTTTTCCTCATCAATCTCCATTGATGAAATCTTTGATGGTGTTAATGCACGGGTGATAAACAGTTGTGTATTGTTGGTGTAATTGATGATGTCAATATTTTCATTGTGCAGTTCGCGCACAATGCCGTGTATACGTGACCCTTTCATTCCGACACAGGCGCCAACAGGATCAATACGATCATCGTATGATTCCACCGCTACCTTGGCACGTTCGCCGGGTTCGCGCGCAATGCGTTTGATCATGATCAATCCATCGAAAATTTCAGGCACCTCCTGTTCCAAAAGTTTGGCAAGAAATGCATTGTCGCTTCGCGATAGCATAACCAACGGAGTGTTATTCTTCATATCAACTCCTTTCACCACTGCGCGAACATTATCTCCTTTTTTGAAAAAGTCAGAAGGAATCTGTTCATTTTTCGAAAGCACCAGCTCATTGCCCTCATCATCCAGCAACAGTGTTTCTTTTTTCCAGACCTGGTACACTTCGCCGGTGATAATTTCACCTACGCGATCCTGGTATTTTTTATAGAGTTCTTCCTTTTCCAGTTCAGATACCCTTGAGGCCAGCGTTTGCTTGGCAGTAAGAATGGCGCGGCGGCCAAATGACTCAAAGGTGATTTCTTCAATGGTGTCTTCCCCCACAGAATAATCAGGCTCCAGTTTAACCGCTTCGCTGAGTGCGATCTGCACATTGGGATCTTCTACGGTGCCATCCTCCACAATCGTACGGTGGCGCCATATTTCAAGATCTCCCTTTTCGGTATTTACGATCACGTCGAAGTTATCGTCGGTGCCGTATTTTTTCCGCAGCAGCGTGCGAAACACATCCTCCAGCACCTTCATCATGGTGGGACGATCGATGTTTTTGAAATCTTTAAATTCTGAGAATGACTCAACTAATCCTTGGCTGTTCATGGTAATCGGTTTAAGAAATTAAAATTTGATCACTACGTTGGTTGATTTGATATTCAAAAAAGGAATCTCTGTTTGTACAGGTGCCTGATCTTTCATTTTATTGGCAATGATTTCTTCGAGGATGATCTTTTCTTCATCGGCATACAGCAAGGTGCCTGATTTCTTCATTCCTGTAAGCAACAATACTTCCACTTCACGTCCCACACACTTTTTGTATTGGCGGAGCACTTTCAGTGGTTCACCCATTCCCGGTGATGACACTTCCAGCGTATGCTGTTCTGAAAAAGGAAATTCTTTGTCCAGTTCCTTTTGCAATCCACGGCTGATCCAGACACAATCCTCAATCGTAATGTGCGGGTCGCGGTCTACAAAAACCTGCACCAATTGTCCCTTCCTTACTTTCAGGTCCACGAGATAGCTGTCCTTCTCCCGCAGCAGTGCATCCAGCAATTCTTTGATCCGTTCTTCGAGGTTCATCATTGTTCAGGTACAGAAAATAAAAGAGGGGACGTTGGTCCCCTCTAATCAATCAGGTCGCAAATGTACATGGTTAAGTTGGAATTTGGAAATTTTGAATTTTAGGTGCGCTATTGTACAATTGATTGCGGCATCAAGATGCGCATTTCAGGCTTCGATCATGTTCATTCCCGCGCATTCAATTTAATAACTCGCTGCTTAATCTTCTGAAAGCTTCCATGGCACCCATCGATTCGCAGGTACGGGCACCGGCTTTGTTTGCTTTTTGAACAATGCTTTTCCATTCCTCTATAGAAAGATCGCGTGACTTGCCTTGTGAAAAACGGCTCAACTGATACAATACCGCACCTACAAAAGCATCGCCGGCTCCGGTAGTGTCAACACATTTTACCTCCAAACTCGGAATCGTGATGTTGTTGTTATGAAAACCGAGGAGCGTGCCTGCACTTCCCATCGTGATCGCAAAAACGGCTTTGGATTTATTCCGGAAATAATCTGCGGCATCTTCCAGGGTTGCTTTTCCGGTAATGAGCAAGGCCTCTTCTTCACTCACCTTAAAGAAGCTGGCATTCGCTAAAAAATTCAGCGACTGTTCAATAAAGGACGGCTGGTTGTTTCCAAACAACGCATCGCGATAATTGGGATCGAAACTGATGAATACATCCTGGCGCAGCGCACGGTTCATGAGTGATTGATAGGCCTCACGCAGCGGACCTTCGAGGAACGCTGTTGCACTTCCAAAGTGCACAATGCCATATTCTTCCAGTTGTATCGCTTCTACTTCTTTGCATGTGAGCTCACGATCAGCACCACGGTGAAAAACAAAATCACGTTCGCCCTGTTCGTTTAATGAAACATAGGCCATTGTTGTGAAATGCTGTTCATCCTGCCACATCCATTTTGTGGAAACACCGAATTCTTTCATCACCTGTATCAATTGCCTCCCAAAAGGATCTGCTCCCACTTTAGCCGCAAGATCAACCTCGCCACCGAGCGAAGCAATAGCAGCCGCTACATTCGTCGGCGCTCCTCCGGCCTTTTTGATAAAATGTTCTCCTGCTGAAAGCGATGCGCATCGCTCTGTACAAAACATGTCAATCAGCGCTTCACCAACACAAAGAATTTTCATGGGACGAAATTATTTTTTTATAAGAACGAATATCAATGAAAAAACTAAAAATGAAAAATACACTCCTGACCTGTGAAGTAACTTTGGCAGGGTTACTATGCTGCAACTTTATTGTGATTAAATAGTTGCTAACCCTGCCAAAGTTGCGTCAACGCATGATTAACAACATGGGCAACAATTAGATTGTCAACAGACAACTGCGTTTATTGAGCGCTTACCATCCAGTAACGTCCATTGAAAATTATTACGAGTACTATATAAGAGAAAAATTTCAACTACATTGTTGGAGTCAACTTCTGGCAAAGAACGCTTCGCTAAATAATACACCTCATCAGCACAATTGATAAGAGCAGTTCCGTATGATTTATCCATTCCATAAAATTTTCGCTGTTGTCAAAAAAAAATGCTGCGTCATGAAAAAGGAAAGAAGCAATACATTCCGCAATGGTATCCTGTTAAGTATGGCAGTTATGCTGATGATTTTCGAAAAAGCAGAACTATCGTATGCGCAGGATGGTGTTGCATGGAAATCTAAAGCCGGCAATAATGTAAATGGATTCGTTGAAAATAAAGGACAGGTTAGAAATCAGTTTAACAATGCATGTCCCGACGTGTTGTATGTTTTTTCAGGAAAGAATTTCAATCTCACACTTACCAGGAACGGATTCAGCTACGAACTTTTTCAATATGAAAAGCAACCGGTTGTTTCAGAATCAAATGGATGCAATAATCTTAACGCCGGTGAATATTTGCCGGATCAGCAGGCGACCAAAGTGACCACGCAACGATTTGATGCTTTATTTATTGATCCTGGGAAAAACATGCTGATAGTTGCGGAGGACGCATCGTCTGATTATTTAAATTATTACCATGGAAACATTTCAGAAGCGGTAACGCAGGTTCATTATTTTAACAGGATTTATTACCGGAATATTTATCCAAAAATCGATTTGGTTTTTATTGCTCCTGCTGACAACAAAGTGTCTCCGAGATATGAATACATTGTACACGCTGGAGGTAATGTAAAAAACATACGAACGCAATATAATACAGCGGAAGGCATTCAAATCAAGAACGGATCAATTGTTTTGCCCGGAAGTTTCGGCGAAGTGCGGGAAGAAAATTTATTTGCTTATCAGGTTGATAAGAATCTTCCGGTAAACGCTTCCTTTCAAGTGAAGGAAAATTTGGTTTCTTTCAACATTGAAAAATATGATCATGAAGCTGCACTTGTGATTGATCCTGATATTGTGTGGGCTACTTACTATGGTGAAAATGATGCAGAAGATAAGCCGCAGGAATTATCGGTGGATGCAGAAGGAAATCTGTTAGTGATTGGCAATACAGCATCGCAAATTAATTTTACAACTTCGGGTGCTTATCAGTCTGTTTATGGCGGCGCTGACTATGATGCGTTTATTTTAAAATTAAATGCTGAAGGTCAAAGAATGTGGTGTACGTACTTCGGTGGAAGCAGTACAGAAGATGCTACTGATATTTATACCGATGCATCATCGGATATTTTTGCAGCGGGTGCTACCTATAGTACAAATTGTCCGGTGTATAATGCTTTTCAGCCTGTTTTCGGCGGTGTTAAGGACGGCTTTTTATTTTCACTGGACAGCAACGGACTTATCAGATGGGCAACTTATTATGGAGGAAGTCAGCCGGATGTTATTGCAGCAATAAATGGAGATGAGGGTGGAAATATTTATTTCACCGGCTGGACACAGAGCACAAACAAGATCGCTACAAGCACTTCTTATCAACCGCAAAAGTCACAGGTGATGGATGCATTTCTTGCAAAATTCGACAGCAGCGGCATAAGGATCTGGTCGACATATTATGGTGGCAAAGATGCAGACAGAGGTCATTCTGTTACGGTAGATAAAGACAACAACGTTATCATGACAGGCACTTCGCCAAGTACTACCGGCATTGCAACAATAGGATCTTTTCAGCCGGTTTGTGGAGGAATGGAAGATGTTTTTTGTGTGAAGTTTAATGCTAATGGAAGTCGGCTATGGGGCACCTATTTTGGAGGAAGCAGTGATGATAAAGGCAGAGAAGTGGTAACCGGCGAAGATGGCAGCATTTATTTCACAGGATTTACTACCAGCCAGAATAATATCGCAACACTTAATGCATGGCAACCGGCATGGACACCAGGATATTATAATAATATACCATTGCCCGATGTGTTTTTTGCCAGGCTGAACGCAGAAGGAACCGCATTAATTTACAGCACCTATCTTGGAGGAGTCGCAGAAGATTACGGAATTAATTTACGTGTTAAGCCTGACAGTTCAGTTTTATTATTCGGTTCCACTTATAGTACAGGTTTAGGAACACCGGGCGTATGGCAATCCGAAAACGCAGGAGAGCAAGATGCTTTTATCGCGAAGTTTCTTGATCAGGGTCAGTTGGATTGGTTTACCTATTACGGTGGCCCGGATTATGACAGGGGAAACGGCATGGAGATAACTGCGGATGACTTTATTTATATTTCAGGCAACACAGCGAGCCTGTCGGGCATTGCCACTGTTGGTTCGTATAAGGATTCATTGTCGTTTGTTCCTGTTGAGGGTGACTCCCTCGTGCTTGATACCGTTCATGACTGCATGATAGCAAAGTTTGCCGATCGTTGTTTTGACAAGTATGAACCCAACAACTCGAAATCCCAGGCGGCCCATCTGATTATTCCGGCTGAAACCGGTTCGATTACAATCAGCGCTCTGATCAGTTATAAGAAGGACAATGATTATTTCTCTTTTGAGAACAATGCATTGTCGCCCAACATCAGTATTGTTCTTACCAACCTCCCCGCTAATTATAATCTTTACCTGTTGAATGCTTCAGGAGCAGAAATAGCAAATTCAAAACATAAAGGTCTGTTGAATGAACAAATTAATTTCAATACAAACACCGTGGGAACTTTTTTGGTGAAGGTGAAAAGCAGTGCCGCCAATGTTTATAATAATGCAATGTGCTACAGCTTGACCTGTTTACTTATTGATACTCCATTTCGCGATCAGTTATTTAATGAGACGAATTTGACAAAGGGCGATTCATGGATGCTTTATCCCTGCCCTGCTTCCGGCGAGGTGAACATTGATTTTTCTAACCTGGAATTCAATAAAATATATTTAAACATCTATGACCTTGTTGGTCACCTTGTCTATAACGATATGATTGATGCTGAGAAAGCTGACTCCGATGGTTATCACTTCGATGTTGGCAATTGGGAAAACGGCTGTTATTTGGTCCGGCTGCTGAGTAATAATGGGGTAAGCAATCATATATTAAGTGTTATTCATTGATTGCGGAATGAAATATGACCGGATTTTTTCAAATGAAAAATAACTTCCAAAGGCAGTACCCGCAAGGAGGAGATGCCAAATCTTTTCCCTTATAAAATAAATAAAGTGACTATTTTTATTTATGAAACCCGGAGGATTCCTGCAAAGATCTGATCTGCTGTATTGTTGATCCGATTCATTAAATACTGTTCCGCTTTAATTCTTGTCTATGAAAATTTATACCCAAAAATTACTGACCGTCCTTCTTTTTTTCCAATGTTTAATTGCTGCAAATCTATTCGCCCAGGTTGCGCCGGTTAAGGAATGGGATAGAAGTTATGGTAGTACCAGAAGTGATGACTTGTTTGTGGTTGTTCCAACTACTGACGGGGGATACCTGCTTGGTGGTGACTCCGATTCCCCGATCGGTGATGATAAATCACAGGGCTCGCAGGGATTCACTGATTACTGGATTTGTAAAACTGATGCGTTTGGCATCAAACAATGGGACAAGCGCTATGGCGGAAACGGGAAGGAAGAATTGTTTTCGGTGATTCAGACTACTGACGGTGGCTATCTTTTAGGTGGCCATACGGCTTCCACCGTGAGTGGCGACCAAACCCAGGTAAGCAGGGGTGGCCGGGATTATTGGATTGTGAAGACTGATTCGGTGGGTAACAAACTCTGGGACAAGCGCTTTGGCGGAGACGCAGATGATGAATTGCGGAATACTTTTCAAACCGCTGATGGAGGATATCTTCTTATCGGAGAATCAAAATCCGGCATAAGTGGCGAAAAAACCCAAAGCAATCATGGCGATTTTGATTTGTGGCTGGTGAGGACAAATGCTGGCGGAAACCTGGTGTGGGAGGCTTCCTATGGTGGCTCAGATGCAGAGCAAGCGAATATTGTTCGTGAAACTCCTGGCGGGAATATTATAATAGGAGCATGGACTATTTCACCAATCGGTTTTGAAGTAAGCGAAGCAGGAAAAGGTGCTACAGATATGTGGTTGATAAAA
The genomic region above belongs to Chitinophagaceae bacterium and contains:
- the infB gene encoding translation initiation factor IF-2, producing MAEVTTSEVRIQAVAKELNVSWTHLIEHLQKKGFAVDSKPTIKISKEMHNLLLKDFSQDRADKLQADKISLGSKIFEKEKEKEAIATAKKKPESEIEVLVKNLPPAGSPPAVEKKTPVQEVAEVVEAPVKKVAEPVAEKEVVEVSKMVVEQLEGPKVVGTIDLDKLDQKTKPEKKKAAKKGKEKETTVEEKVAEIPVKEEQPLQEVNAIEKTPEEISTPVAEAPPETPTVEPPVKADAPISEVRKTEYGKLDGPKVIGKLDLDAIKSKPVDYSDIIKAGKEKRKRKRIYTSDKPDTAAKPGTSQTPQAPRADRPMIKRDDRSRPPLRRDVGKRTPLAPNEPQEVSTKEIQEKIRETMARLSGTTKGKSAKAKYRRLKREEASTGTEDVVDGKKIIHVTEFIPVAELANLLNVPVTEVIKTCLNLGIIVSINQRLDAEIIELVSHEFGADVQFISVEEQDEFDEEEEDDPEDLKPRAPIVTIMGHVDHGKTSLLDYIRQTNVVAGEKGGITQHIGAYEVILPNEKRITFLDTPGHEAFTAMRARGAKITDVAVIVISADDSVMPQTKEAISHAQAAGVPMIFAFNKMDKPGANAEKIREQLAGMNILVEEWGGKFQSQEISAKQGTGVESLLEKILLEAELLDVKANPDKFSIGTVIEATLDKGRGYVATLLVQEGTLNTGDLIVAGSHFGKIKAMFNERGQKMKTAGPSAPVLVLGLDGAPQAGEKFKEFDDEQEAKQAAYKRQQILREQGIRTKKHITLDEIGRRLALGNFKELNVIVKADFDGSVEALTDSLQKLSTAEIVVNVVHKAVGQITESDVLLASASDAIIIGFQVRPSISARKIAEKENIEIRLYSIIYDAIDELKSAMEGMLEPKIEEKIVGNAEVRDVFKVTKVGTVAGCFMTEGKITRHTKVRLIRDGIVVYSGELASLKRFKDDVKDVTSGQECGIAIKNFNDIKAGDVIEGYEETEVKRTL
- a CDS encoding carbohydrate kinase, with the translated sequence MKILCVGEALIDMFCTERCASLSAGEHFIKKAGGAPTNVAAAIASLGGEVDLAAKVGADPFGRQLIQVMKEFGVSTKWMWQDEQHFTTMAYVSLNEQGERDFVFHRGADRELTCKEVEAIQLEEYGIVHFGSATAFLEGPLREAYQSLMNRALRQDVFISFDPNYRDALFGNNQPSFIEQSLNFLANASFFKVSEEEALLITGKATLEDAADYFRNKSKAVFAITMGSAGTLLGFHNNNITIPSLEVKCVDTTGAGDAFVGAVLYQLSRFSQGKSRDLSIEEWKSIVQKANKAGARTCESMGAMEAFRRLSSELLN
- a CDS encoding ribosome maturation factor, translated to MMNLEERIKELLDALLREKDSYLVDLKVRKGQLVQVFVDRDPHITIEDCVWISRGLQKELDKEFPFSEQHTLEVSSPGMGEPLKVLRQYKKCVGREVEVLLLTGMKKSGTLLYADEEKIILEEIIANKMKDQAPVQTEIPFLNIKSTNVVIKF
- the nusA gene encoding transcription termination/antitermination protein NusA encodes the protein MNSQGLVESFSEFKDFKNIDRPTMMKVLEDVFRTLLRKKYGTDDNFDVIVNTEKGDLEIWRHRTIVEDGTVEDPNVQIALSEAVKLEPDYSVGEDTIEEITFESFGRRAILTAKQTLASRVSELEKEELYKKYQDRVGEIITGEVYQVWKKETLLLDDEGNELVLSKNEQIPSDFFKKGDNVRAVVKGVDMKNNTPLVMLSRSDNAFLAKLLEQEVPEIFDGLIMIKRIAREPGERAKVAVESYDDRIDPVGACVGMKGSRIHGIVRELHNENIDIINYTNNTQLFITRALTPSKISSMEIDEENKRAYVYLKPDQVSLAIGKGGLNIKLASRITGYNIDVFRDVQDEEYDIDLDEFSDEIDGWIIDTLKGIGCDTAKSVLELSRDELVRRSDLEEETINELLRILRSEFDQEGKK
- a CDS encoding T9SS type A sorting domain-containing protein, giving the protein MKKERSNTFRNGILLSMAVMLMIFEKAELSYAQDGVAWKSKAGNNVNGFVENKGQVRNQFNNACPDVLYVFSGKNFNLTLTRNGFSYELFQYEKQPVVSESNGCNNLNAGEYLPDQQATKVTTQRFDALFIDPGKNMLIVAEDASSDYLNYYHGNISEAVTQVHYFNRIYYRNIYPKIDLVFIAPADNKVSPRYEYIVHAGGNVKNIRTQYNTAEGIQIKNGSIVLPGSFGEVREENLFAYQVDKNLPVNASFQVKENLVSFNIEKYDHEAALVIDPDIVWATYYGENDAEDKPQELSVDAEGNLLVIGNTASQINFTTSGAYQSVYGGADYDAFILKLNAEGQRMWCTYFGGSSTEDATDIYTDASSDIFAAGATYSTNCPVYNAFQPVFGGVKDGFLFSLDSNGLIRWATYYGGSQPDVIAAINGDEGGNIYFTGWTQSTNKIATSTSYQPQKSQVMDAFLAKFDSSGIRIWSTYYGGKDADRGHSVTVDKDNNVIMTGTSPSTTGIATIGSFQPVCGGMEDVFCVKFNANGSRLWGTYFGGSSDDKGREVVTGEDGSIYFTGFTTSQNNIATLNAWQPAWTPGYYNNIPLPDVFFARLNAEGTALIYSTYLGGVAEDYGINLRVKPDSSVLLFGSTYSTGLGTPGVWQSENAGEQDAFIAKFLDQGQLDWFTYYGGPDYDRGNGMEITADDFIYISGNTASLSGIATVGSYKDSLSFVPVEGDSLVLDTVHDCMIAKFADRCFDKYEPNNSKSQAAHLIIPAETGSITISALISYKKDNDYFSFENNALSPNISIVLTNLPANYNLYLLNASGAEIANSKHKGLLNEQINFNTNTVGTFLVKVKSSAANVYNNAMCYSLTCLLIDTPFRDQLFNETNLTKGDSWMLYPCPASGEVNIDFSNLEFNKIYLNIYDLVGHLVYNDMIDAEKADSDGYHFDVGNWENGCYLVRLLSNNGVSNHILSVIH